CCCCAACTTCAGCCCGTTTTGTGTATAAGGCGGAGCGATTAAATACCAATCTCGCTGTGGATTCCATAATAACTTCGATCTCTTCCAGATTATTGGCTCTGAGAGTGCCACCTGTGGAGACCAAATCCACGATACAGTCAGACAAACCCACCAAAGGAGCCAGCTCAATACTTCCGTAAAGTTTGATCACCTCGCAGTTGATCCCTTTTTTCAGGAAGAAGTCCTTGGCAATATTCGGATATTTTGTCGCAACACGGACCTTTCTTTCACCGGAACTAAGACTCCAACCTTTCGGCCCCGCCACTGAAAGTCTGCATTTTCCTATGGCCAAATCCAAGGGAAGAAGAAGGTCATATCCTCCTTCCAATAATACGTCCCATCCCACGATACCGGCATCCGCGGAATTCTGTTCCACGTAAGTTGCCACATCCTGGGAACGGACCAATAAAATCCGGATCTTTCCTTTTGGGTCTTTATAGATAAGTTCTTTGGAATCAGGATCGGGACGGCCGGAAAGCCATCCCCTTTCGAGCATGAGTTCTATGCTCTCTTCGGCAAGCCGTCCTTTCGGAAGGGCCAAAGTTAGCATTTAGTTTCCCTGGCTGCTTTTTAGTAGAAGATAAGTGGCTAGTTCTCTAACCGCTTTAAATTCTTCGGAAGGAGAAGCGATGTCTTGGTCTAAAACTTTTTTAAGTAGATCGACTGCTTCTTCTTTTTTGCCGTTTTGAAGTTTCAAACGACCCGCTTGGTATAGGCTCCAAGCATAAAATCCCGAAACATTTTTACGGCTGCTTAAAAGAGAAACGGAAACTCCGTAATCGGATTCAGCTTCCGCGAGTTGGTTTGCACTTTCTCTATAGTTTCCTGCGATATAAAAATAGTAGGCCTTCACTTCCGGAAGTTCGTCTATTTTTTTACCTGCAAATTCCAACTTCTCTGCCGCTTTTTGATATTCTCCGTTTTTAGCATATAGATCTCCCAAAGTTTTGGAAAGTCTGATATCTAAAGAAGGAGAGCTATACATAGAAGCAATAGCTTCATATTTTTTGATCTTATCGGTAATCTCAGTCATCGGAGAAAGAGCCAATTCCTTCTCCAATTTTTCGATGGCGAGAGTTCCTTTTCGGAATTGTTCCGCTCTATACTCGTTCCAGCTAACAACAGTTAGCACAGTTACGAATAAAACACCGACCCCGAATAATACCTGCTTTTTATTTTCTCCAATCTTGGAGAATAAAATCGCAAAAAATCTTTCTGCCCCGGTAAGACCTGGATATGGATCGATATCCGTAATAGATGCGCCGGCTTTAGGTTCGAATCGTTTCATCCAAAACTCCGAGAATCGTCCTTATTTTAAGGAAGAATTGATAAAGCTGCCTAAACTTTCTCTGGAAGGAGTGTCGGAAGTTTTCAAATACTTCGCCATCTCTTCTCTTTCTAAGGCTTTGTCGAAATCCTTGATAGACAGAGAGATCTTCTTGTTTTTGGAATCGATCTTAACTACTGCACATTTTACGATATCGCCAGGTTTGTAAGACTCAGCCAAATTGGTGTCTTTTCCGCCAGGGATCTCGGAGATATGAACCAATCCTTCGAAACCAGGTTCGATCTCTACGAACATACCGAAGTCAACGATACTCTTGATCTTTCCTTGAACGACGGAACCGATAGGATAACGATTTCTTAATGCTTCGTAAGGATGTTCTTGCAGTTGTTTTAATCCGCAGGAAATTCTTTGAGCGTCAAAGTTGATGTCTAGGATAATGTATTTAACCTCTTCTCCTTTTTTCAATAGAGAAGTTGGGTTCTTTTGTTTTTCATCCCAAGTGATATCGCTGATGTGGATCAGACCTTCGATTCCGTTTTCCACTTCTACGAATGCGCCGTATTTAGTGATACCAGTTACTTTTCCGGTAAGAACATTTCCGACTCTAACTTCAGGACCTAAGGCATCCCAAGGATTCGGTTGAAGTTGTTTTAGACCTAAAGAAAGTCTTCTGCTTTCGAAGTCTATGTCTAGGATAAGAGCTTCTACTTCTTGTCCTTTTTTCAAAAGTTCTTTTGGATGAGGAGGTTTTTTAGCCCAAGTTAATTCGGAAGTATGAATTAAACCTTCTAAACCTTCTTTCAATTCTACGAATGCACCGAAGTTCGTAAGAGAAGTAACGGTTCCACGGATGACCATGTCTTTTTCCAAGGAACGTTTTGCCCAAACCCAAGGATCTTCATACAGTTGTTTGAGTCCTAACGCGAGTTTGTTGTTCTCCTTCTCCATTTCAAGAACTTGAAGTTCAATCTCTTGGCCGATGGTGAAGTATTGTTTGAATGGTGCGAATTTTTTATAAGAGATATCTCTTTGTCTGAGAAGTCCTACAACTCCTTCCAGATCACAGAAAACTCCGAAGCTTGCAATTTTGGAAACGGTCGCTTTAACCTTGTCACCAACCTTGACTTTTTCGGCGAGCGCGTCCCATTTCTCGTTATTCACTTCGTCTAGAAGTTTTTTTCTGGAAACGACTCCGGAGCGGGTGCGTTCGTTGATCTCGATTACTTTGAAATCGAGTTCTACACCTTTGTAATTTTCTCCATCGGAGAATTTATAACTAAGTTGAGAAGCAGGAAGGAAAAGTTCGGAACCTTCTACGTTAACGATGTAACCTTTTCCTTTGATCTCATTTACCAAACGTCCGCTAACTTGGTAATTATTCTTAAATGCGTCCTTAACAACTTCCCAACCTTTTCTTTGGTCGGCTTCTTTTTTGGAAAGGATACATCCCGAGTCAGTAGACTCTTTTCTTTTTACGAGTGCGGTTACTAAAGATCCGAGTTCCGGTTTTTCGTCGAACTCGGAGCGAGGAATTCTACCCTCTTGCTTCAATCCTTCGATTGCCACATAGACGTTATCGTTGTCTACGGATACGACTTTACCTTCGACCACTTGGTCTTTGCGAATTTCGGCTTCGTCGTTTTTCTTTTCTTCCCACTGTTTGAAAACTTCTGCAAAAGTGGACTTGTCTTGTTGGCTACTCATACGGATTGAAATACTCGGTGTTGATTGGGATTAGTGCGAATCGTTATAAATGCCTGGCTCTAGGCACCCAAGGATCTTACTAATTACACTATTTTTTGGCAGGTTATCTGTGTCAATGAGGATTGCGTCCTCCGCTTTCCGGAGAGGGGCGATTTCCCTTTCCGTATCGGATTTGTCACGGACCACGATCTCCTTTTCGATCTCTTCTAAATCGGAACGAATTCCTTGTTCTAATAATTGATTATATCTTCTTTCGGCCCTGACTCTGGAAGAAGCGGTCAAAAAGAATTTGTAACGAGCGTCCGGAAACACATGGGTGCCTATGTCTCTACCGTCCATTACCAAACGATGGGTTTCGGAAAGTTTTCTCAATTGGGAATTTACGAATTCTCTGAATACGGCTTTGTCTGCGATGTATTTGATCTCTCTTGTGATCTCCGGAGTTCTGATCTCTACGGAAACATCTTCTCCGTTTAAGAAAATATGATTCTCCCCTGTTTCTGAAAATTCACAGAAAATTTTTACACCATCGGTTAATGGAAGGAACTCCTTGCCGGACAACCAATCCGAAAAGGAAATGGAGGAATTTTTGGACTTATAGATCTTATAAATATGAAGAGTTAATGCACGGTAGAAAGCTCCTGAATCCAAATATTCGAATCCAAGTTTTTTAGAAAGTTCACGAGCCACTGTGCTCTTGCCTGTTCCGGCCGGGCCATCTAACGCGATCACATTTTCCGTCATTGTACAAAACCTTCCAATAATGATTCGAAGCCTGGGAAAGAGGTCTCGATCCATGAAGTTTCATCCGGATGGATTTCCAAACCGCTCACCGCTTTTAAGATCATAAAACTCATCGCGATCCTATGATCCATCTTGGTGAAAATATTCACAGAGTTTCCGGAGAGCCAGGAAGAAAGTTCGGAAGAATTTACACCGGATCCAATTTCAGGGACCTCATACCCGTCCTGATATTCATGTACCGTAATCCCAAGATTCCGTAAATTTTCAACCATCGCAGAAATTCGATCCGATTCTTTTGCGCGAAGTTCTTCGGCATGACGGATCACAAATCCACCTTTTGCAAAAAGACCAGCGATCGTAAGTATCGGGATCTCATCTATGAGAGAAGGGATCCATTCTTCTTTAATTTCAGAAAAACGTAAATTAGAAGAGACCGCTTCCAGATCTCCGACAGGTTCCCCACATTCTATTCGTTTATTGTGAACAAGAATTTTTGCACCCATTGCTTCGAGCGCATGAAGGATACCTATGCGAGAAGGATTTAGTCCCACATTTTTCACAAGGACAGAACCTTCTTTTAATAGAACTCCGAGTACTAAAAAAAATGCGGCGGAGGAAATATCTCCAGGCACCTTGAACTCTTTTGCTTCGAAAGTATAAGGGGGTTCCATTTTGAAATGAGTTGGAGAAAGATAAGTCAGCTTATTTCCTAAAAACCGAAACATATTCTCGGTATGGTCCCTGGAAAGAATATCCTCTTCGTATTCTAAAGAAGTCTCAGAAGCCATTGCGGCTAACATCAAACAGGATTTTACCTGAGCGGAAGCGATCGGGCTTTTATAATGGAAGTCGGATAACTTTTTCCCAACGATCTCAAGAGGAGCCTTATCGTCCTTCCCAGAGATGGATGCACCCATGGAATTTAAAGGTTTTATAATACGGGACATTGGCCTTTTTTGGAGAGAATGATCTCCGGTTAATGTGGCCTTGATTCCTTGGAGCCCGCAAAGTAATCCTGCAGATAATCTGATCCCAGTTCCAGCATTCCCAAAATCCAAAACTTCCTTAGGGGAATGGAGAGAGTTTTTGCCGGGACTTGTAAAAATGTATTCTCCCTTAGAGATCTTCTCCACCTTCAACCCGAGCCCAGTGAAAGCTTTCATTGTGTTCAAAGGATCTTCCGCTTCCAAAAATCCGGAAACATGGGAAGCTCCTTTGGATAATACGGAGAATAATACGCTTCTGTGAGAAAGAGATTTGTCTCCCGGAACTGTGATCTCTCTGCCGGAAGATTTAAGGATTCTTGGAATCATTTTGTTTCTTTAAAATTGCGTCCCTATCTATACGAGATTTTTCCATGAAGGACTCCCAATGTTTTAGGTCGAGCGGCTTTTCCGGTTTCAACTCCGAAAGAAGTTTATCCAGTCTATCCTTATAGTCCAAAAGCGCTTTATAGATCTCCTCTTGGTTGGAAGAAAAGATCGGTGACCACATTTTGGGATTAGAACCTGCAATCCGGGTCATATCTCTGAATCCCCCGCCTGTCAAAGGTAAAGGAGAATTTTGAGTGAATTCCCTTACGCACTCGTTTTCCCAAACCCAATTTGTCATGAGAGAGGAGATCAAATGAGGTACATGAGAAACATAGGACAGGATCTTATCATGATCATGTGCAGGAATTTCGGTCGTGGACATTCCTAAAAATTTCCAAAAACTTTCTATTTCAGAATATGCTTCGTCGGTCGCACCTTTCGGTCTAGTCAAAATACAAAGTCTGTTTTCGTATAGATCCGCATTTGCGAATTCCAAACCTGATTCTTCGGAGCCGCACATTGGGTGAGAAGAAATATATCTATGTTCTACTTTTAGGACCGACTCCACAGCGTGTACGATCTCTTGTTTGGTCGAACCCATATCCGTCAAAAGACCTTTAAATCCGGAAGGAAGTTTGGAGATCACTTCCACAGTTGTATTGACCGGAACTCCGAAAACGATCAAGTCGTAGGATTCCCAATCAGGAGATTTAGAAAATTCGTCCGAAGTAAAGATCTGATCCGCTGATTTAAGCCGGATTCCCTTCTCCTTACTGGAAGGTGATCCTACCACTCCCACAATCTTTGCAGAAGAGTTCTTTTTTCGTAAGGCTAAGGAAAGGGAGGCGCCCATCATTCCCAGGCCGTAAATCAGGATTCTAGAAAAATCGGTCTTCACGGGTTAGGTGGAGAGATCGGATAAGATCCCAAAATCCTGAGATAGATTGTGTTTTCTTTTAATACGTTCAGGACCTCTTCTATCTGAGGATCCTTTTTATGACCCAAAAAATCTATGAAGAAGTTATACTCCCAAGAAGTCCTGCGAGTAGGTCTGGATTCCACCTTGGTCATATTGATACCTTTATCAAAGATAGGCTTTAAAACTTTATAAAGTGATCCCGGTTTATCCGGAATTGAGAATACGACGGAAGTTTTATCATTCCCAGTAGGAGGACATTGGTTCTTACCGATGATCAAAAATCTGGTAGTATTGTCCGACATATCCTCGATGGATTCTCGAACAAGATCCAGTCCGTAAATTTCAGCAGCTATCGAAGAAGCTACTGCCGCACATGCTTCCTTCTTCTCTGCAACAATACTTGCCGCTCTGGAAGTGGAAGGAGTTTCCGAAACTTCTACATGAGGAAGATTTGCAGCGATCCAATTTCTGCACTGAGAGTTTGCAATTTTAATCCCGTACAAAGTTTTGATCTTAGAAAGATCATGCTCGAATCCTAAAAGATTCAGATGTATCTTAAGGTAAATTTCGGAATAAATATTTAGATCGGAAACTAAGAACTGATCCAAAGTGGAGTTCACGAGTCCTTCGGAGGAATTTTCCACAGGAACAACTCCGTAATCCGCCTTGTCAGTTTCCACCGCACGGAACACTTCCGGAATAGAAGGAAATTCATTTGCCTCTACGGAAGTTCCAAATCTTGCACGGACCGCTTGGTGAGAAAAAGATCCTTCCGGCCCGAGATAACCGATCTTTAAACCCTTTTCCACGGAGAAGGAGCCTGACATGATCTCTCTATAAATTGCAATGAGCACCTTGTCAGGGAGTGGGCCCGCATTCAGTCCAAGGATTTTTTCGTAAACGTCCTTTTCTCTGTCAGGGCGATAGATCGGTTCGTTGTTTTCTCTTTTGATCTCTCCGATCTCGGATGCGATCTCCGCTCTGGCCTGGATAGCCTTTACGATTTCTTTGTCCAGGGAATCGATCTTGTCCCGGAACTCTTTCAGTTTGTCGTTATTCTTGGCCATTCTCTATCAAATCATCCAGGTTTTCGAATTTTAATTCCTTCACTTCCACAGGGGCAGGTAAATCGGTCAGTTTATTTAATCCGAAATGTATCAAAAAGTCCTTAGTGGTCCCGTATAAGGCAGGTCTTCCCGGAACTTCTTTATTACCGACCGGTTTAACCAGTTTTTTGGAAATGAGAGAAGTTACCATAGCGCGAGAAGAAACCCCGCGAATATCGTCAATTTCAGATAAAGTGATCGGCTGTTTATAAGCGATGATCGCTAAAGTATCCAAACTGGAACGGGAAAGTTGTTCTCTCTTCTTCTCTTTGAAGAGCCTTGCTAAAATTTCGGAATATTTTTCGTTCGTAGAAAATTGATAGGCGCCTGCTATCTCTCTAAGAACGAAACCTCCATCCTTCTCTTGGTAATCCAAGATCAACTCGTCCAATATATCACGAGCTTCCTGTTTTTCGCAGTCTATGGATTTTGCGATACTGGCTAGTTTAAGCGGTTCTCCGGAAAGGAAAAGCAGCGCTTCTATCAGTCCTTTTAAGCCGGCTTTGTCGCGTTCCACGGTTCTCCTACCAAGAATATACGAATTTCGCCGAATGTACGATGCTGGCGGATGGATACGATTCTCTGTTTGCAGAGCTCCAACATTGCCAGAAAGACGGCTACTATCTCGGCTTTCTCGGGCTTGACCGTAGAAAACAATTCTTCAAAGGAGATATCCGAACGTTCGACGAGCAGTTCGGAAATGGTACCCATCTTTTCCTCGACAGAATACCGGTGGGGCGCGGTAAGTAAAGCGGGAATCTCGCCTTCGTCTTCCCGTTTTTCCAAGATCTCGTTAAATGCGGAAATCAGATCTAAAAGGCTTAGATCCAGCCAGGATTCTGACTCGTCTATGACCTGATTGGTCTCTCTGGAGAATACTCCTGCTTGGACCTTATCCACATCCCCCATTCTTTGGGCGGTTAATTGGAATTTTTTATGTTCTAAAAGTTTTTCGACCAGTTCGGGTGGAAGAGGAGGATCATAATCTTCTTCTTCGAAACCGGGATCGGGTAATAATGCTTTAGATTTGAGATAAACTAAATTAGCGGCCATAAGAGCGTATTCCGCTCCCATGTCTATATGAATACTTGCAGAAATCTTAATGAAGTTTAGAAAGTCTTGGGTGATTTGAGAAAGGGATACTTCAAATATATCCACCTTATAACTTTCGATAAGAGACCAGAGAAGACTCAAAGGTCCCTCCGTAATACCACCTTCGGAATTGTTCCACTGAACTACGAAGGATTGTGTGGTGTTTTCTCTCTCCATCTCTTTTAGGAATTCAGTGCTTTTTCCGCCGCCTGTTGCAATCTTTCAGGCGAGAAAGGTTTTACTACGAAATCCTTCACTCCCATCTTGATCGCTTTCGCAAGAAGTTCTTCCTGACCAAGAGCAGTTACCATGATGATACGTGCTTTCGGATCTAATTTAAAAATTTCCTGGGCTGCTTCGATCCCGTCTTTTTCTCTCATGGTAATATCCATGGTGACTAGGTCCGGCTTGATCGCTTTGTACTGATCAACAGCGATATTTCCGTTTTCGGCCTCGCCGACGATCTCATGCCCTCCGGCGACGAGTGCGTCCTTCACCATGGTCCTCATGAATTTTGCATCGTCTACTACGAGAATTCTGGCCATAATTTTAGTTTCCCCTTTCTTTAAGAATGGAAAGTATCCTTGATGTTATTGCGCTTACTGGTTCTACGAACTGAACTCCACCCATTTCAATGGCTTGGCGATTCATTCCGAAGATCACGGAGCTGTCCTCGTCTTGGGCAATAGTAGAAGCTCCAGTCTCTCTCATTCTGAGAGTCGCTGCCGCTCCATCCTTACCCATGCCGGTCATAATTACACCGACTAAGGCGCTCCCGTATTCCCGGATTGCGCTGTCGAATAAAACTTCGACTGAGGGCCTGTGTCCATTTACCAGTGCTTCCCTACCTAAGGCAATCCATTTACGTCCTGCCTTAGATTCGATCTTCAAATGTGCATCACCCGGCGCTACGTAACCTGTTCCGGGACGAACTTCTTCTCCGTCCTCGGCTTCCTTTACTGTAATTTTAGAGTGATCGTTTAAACGAGAAGCGAAAGCTTTCGTAAAACCCACAGGCATATGTTGTACGACGAAAATTGGTAGATGAAAATTCTCCGGAAAATCAGAAAAAACTGTCTGTAACGCTTTCGGACCGCCGGTAGACGTTCCGATACAAACTGCTTCCACGGCTTTTTTTTCATCTTTGAAAATTTTACTTTTGACCGTATCTACGATTTTTTTGGGATCAAGCCCCACATGACTTGGTCTTAAGCTATCGAAATAAGCGAGTATTCTATTTTTAAGAACTGTTCCAATTTCTTCCGGATTGAATTGATTACTGGAAGAAGGTTTCGGAACGAAATCAATGGCTCCGTATTCCAATGCTTTGAAAGTTGCATCCGCTCCGTGTTGTGTCAAAACGGAAAGCATCATTACCGGAATACCCAATTTTCGTTTCTGAAGTTCTTGTAGCGCGGAAAGGCCATCCATCACTGGCATCTCCACATCTAAAATGACAATATCAGGCCTAAGTTTTGTAGCGAGTTCAATACAATCCACTCCGGTTTTACCGGTAGCTATAACTTGGATCCTAGTTTCCTTTTGGATTTGGTCCGAAATAATATTTCTCACCAAAAGAGAGTCGTCTATGATCACGACCCGAATCGACCCGTTCGCGGGAGTTCCTACCACGACAAAATCCTAGTGTCTAAAATTTCGGAAGTAAATCCATGAGTTCATCGAAATCCGGAAGGAATAAAAGTACTCCTAACAGGTTGTTTCCCTCATGATTAAATTCAGTGAGCATACTTAAGAACTTAGTTCTTTCCGGCTTAACTACATCCAAAACTTCCAGGAAGGTTCCTTCCACAAGTTCCGGAACATCCGGCATTACACCCACTTTTGCTTTATTGGAAATAGAGTTTAAAACGGAGGCACAAACTATGTTTGCGATCTCTGATAAAACACTCTTAGTATCGTCGTCCAGAGTATCACCGCTTGGATTAGAATCCAAAAGTTCTCTGGCCAAATTTTTGGCATTCTCCCTAGAGAACATCATTAACATGTTCCCATTCAGATCTCCGGTCATTCTGACCTTCATTCCGTAGAATTTATCGTCGGAGAAACGAATCTCGGAAGCTAAACCTTCCTTATCATTCATGATAATTTCAGGAATAAACAGATCCACATTCCGATTCAAGATCTGAGAAAGTACCATACCGGCATTCATCATACCGGTGTTAACTACAGATTCGATCTTCTTGATCTGTTCTTTGCTAAGGTTTCCGGTAAATTCCTTGGAGTGAGAAACAGCCATCATTCTCTGTTTTTTCTGTTCCAAGAAACCTTCGATGATATGGTCCGCTCTTTTTCTTTCTTCGTCGGAAACCGGAGAATCGGAGATCAATTCGTTGATATGAGATCTGTATGCTTCTTCCATTCCCTCTTTTTTAGCCGCTGGCCTTTCCAAAACCGCAGTGTTGGAAGAAAGTTCGGAAGGACTTTCCGTAGAGGTAATCAATTTATCCTCGGAAGAACGGATCTCCATTGTCGTCTTGATCGGAGCGGAAGAAATTTCTCTTTCCAATTCTTCTTTCGCTACGATTACCTTTTTAGATTCTTCCGATTTTTTACGTTCGCTCTTCTTGCGACGTTCTCTTTCCCTAGTAGTGATCTCATGTAGTTTGTGATTATAAACGTTAGTAGGGTTGGAAGTTTTTTGGATATACATCTCTTCTTCCGTTTCGATGGTACGAATCGTGCTGATACGTTTCATCGTTTCCAAATGATAGTTTACGTATCTTGCATTCTCTTCCAACTCTGCGGCAAATTCCACAAGTCCGGCAATATCTAAAACCATGATAATGGTTCCGTCCCCCATGATGGAGGCTCCGGTTAGTCCCTTGATATTTTTGAAATTTTTCTCCAAGGATTTGATGACTGTTTCGTGTTTTCCTACGAGTTCGTCGACCATGAAGCCTAACTTACGGCCCTTGTATTGAACGATAACGACTGGGAATTCCTCTCTATCGGTTTTATCCTGAAGTCCCAAAATACGATTCAATCTGTAGATCGGAAGAACCTCTCCTCTCAAATTGATGATCTCGTTCCCTTCTAGAGTAGTGATCTGTTCGTTGTTTACCTTTATAGTCTCGTTCACTTCCGAAAGTGGGAAAGCGTAAACTTCTTCTTCCATTACGATCAAGATAGAAGGAATAATAGCTAGTGCTTGAGGGAATGATAAAACGAAGGAAGTTCCCGATCCTTTCTGAGACTGGATCAGGATTTTACCTTTGAATTCCTGGATGAGGCTGTTCACCACACTCATCCCCACCCCGCGACCGGATATATCGGTGATTTTGTCAGCAGTGGAAAAGCCGGGTGCGAAAATGAACTGATAAATATCACTTTCTTCTAAAGCAAGAGCGTCCGTTTCGGTAACGAGTCCTTTCTCTATCGCTTTTTTACGTATCTTCTCCAAATCCAATCCGCGACCATCGTCACGGATCTCCACCATAATATTACTACCACCTTGGTAAGCATTCAGTTCTACGATCCCTGTTTCAGGTTTGCCGAACCTTTTTCTTTCTTCAGGAGATTCGATACCGTGATCCACTGAATTTCGTATCAAGTGGAGAAGCGGTTCTCCTAACGCATCGATCACTTTTTTGTCCAACTCGGTGGACTCTCCATTCAATACCAGATCCACAGTTTTTCCGGTTTCCAAAGAAAGGTCTCGGACCAAACGAGAGAATCGGCGGAAGACGGTAGAAATAGGGACCATCCGGATATTCATGATACCGGACTGGAGTTCCTTAGAGATACGATTGATAAGATCGATACGACCTTTAAGTTCGTTGAATAACTGATCGTCTCCGAATGTACGGAGAAGGTCGTCGTAAATTTTCTGGAAGCCTGAGTTAGTAATCACAAGCTCGCCCACGTTGTTCATGAGCTGATCCAATTTGTCGGAGGAAACTTTAATACTTTTTAAAGTAACTTTCGCCTCGCTACCTCTCTCTTCCTCGTCTAGTTGATAGGAAGAAGAAACTCCGGATTCTAAATATCCGCTAAGTTTATATTCTTGGATCATGAGGTTTTCTACCATATCTACGTTAGCAGCTTTGGTAAGTTCCTCTTGAGATTCAGAGCTTACGATCAGTATGGAAAGATACGGAGCTTCTGTTCCGTTCTCCAATTCTTCCGCGCTTGGCTGAGTACGGAAAACCTGTCCTAAGTTTTTCAGATTTTGAACAATCAGAGTATAACGTAGGCCTTTCATCGGAGAATCTTTTTTGAGTCCTACTTTTAGGAGCCAAGATTTTCCGGAACCGTTACGAAGGATCTCTTCTAATTCTTTTTGGTCATCCGCATCCAGATCGACTCCGTTGCCGGGAAGTTCTTCTTGTTTAACAACCTGCGCAGAGGATTGTGAAATGGATTTACCTCCGGCGTTTGGAGCAGGAGCTACATCCGGATTTTTTTCGTATGCTTCCAGTCTTTGGATCATATCCGTATAAGGGGTATCCACTTTTTTTCCGGCAGCAACGTTCACGATCACGTTTTTGATCAGATCGAAACATTGGAATAGTAAATTTACAAGGGATAGATTAACTGCAAGTTTTCCATCTCGGATACTTTGGAGAAGGTTCTCCATCTTATGAGCAAGATCGGAAAGATTGTACAAACCGACGAAAGCGGCGGAACTTTTTAAAGAGTGAGCCGCACGAAAAATATCATTGATAGTTTGAGGATTAGATTGGTCCTTTTCCAGTTTTAGAAGGTTCGCATTTAGCTCTTCTATCTGGTCCTCGGACTCTTCCAAAAAGAGTTCTGTGTATTCGCCAAGTACTCCTGCCATTTACGCTTCCTCCCCGGCGTAATCCATCACCTTGGTAAGATTCAAGTTCAGGATCAGAGAGTCTTCGAATTGGCTGACTGATTCTATTAGTTCGCTATAATTTACGCTCAGGTCTTCGTCCGCTTGGCTGACCTTGTCTTTGCGGATCTTGACCACTTGTTTTACTGAGTCAACTAAGACCCCTGCCCTTTTTTCTCCGTTAACAACAACGATAATCCGAGTGGAAGGAAGAATATCACAAAAACCTAAACCGAATAGTTCCTTCAGATCCATGATAGGAATGATCTCGCCTCTCAAGTTGATTACCCCTAATATAAAACCTTCTACATTAGGGATTCTTGTGATAGGCACCGGCTTAAGTATCTCGTGGATGTATAGAATATCGATCCCGAAAATTTCCTTATCTACTTCGAACGTGAGAAATTCCTGGATAGATTCTAGATCTTTCTCTTCTTGGTTTAGTTCCGCGTGGTTGTTTTTATCGATGGTTTTCACCGGTTCTCCGCCACTTACTCTTTCAGAACGGAAACTTTGGGCATAAGTTTCCGGCTTAGTACATTGTCGACACGGAGCCCCCCGAAAAAGAAACTCCCTATCGAATTATCCGACTGATTTTTCTCCCTTTTTCCCGGGAAAGCAATGGTTTTTTTTCTCAGTAATCACCGTACCTGCTTTCAGATCATGGGGTTCTGCGGAAAAATCGCAAGGGTATAGGTTCTCAAAAGAAAGGCCAATCATTTTTTCGGAAACTATATCCTTTAGAGAACGATCATAAAAACCTTTTCCTCTTCCGAGCCTTGCCCCTT
The window above is part of the Leptospira licerasiae serovar Varillal str. VAR 010 genome. Proteins encoded here:
- the hisG gene encoding ATP phosphoribosyltransferase, which produces MLTLALPKGRLAEESIELMLERGWLSGRPDPDSKELIYKDPKGKIRILLVRSQDVATYVEQNSADAGIVGWDVLLEGGYDLLLPLDLAIGKCRLSVAGPKGWSLSSGERKVRVATKYPNIAKDFFLKKGINCEVIKLYGSIELAPLVGLSDCIVDLVSTGGTLRANNLEEIEVIMESTARLVFNRSALYTKRAEVGEFLESFERPVGSEKAR
- a CDS encoding tetratricopeptide repeat protein, producing MKRFEPKAGASITDIDPYPGLTGAERFFAILFSKIGENKKQVLFGVGVLFVTVLTVVSWNEYRAEQFRKGTLAIEKLEKELALSPMTEITDKIKKYEAIASMYSSPSLDIRLSKTLGDLYAKNGEYQKAAEKLEFAGKKIDELPEVKAYYFYIAGNYRESANQLAEAESDYGVSVSLLSSRKNVSGFYAWSLYQAGRLKLQNGKKEEAVDLLKKVLDQDIASPSEEFKAVRELATYLLLKSSQGN
- a CDS encoding 30S ribosomal protein S1, which gives rise to MSSQQDKSTFAEVFKQWEEKKNDEAEIRKDQVVEGKVVSVDNDNVYVAIEGLKQEGRIPRSEFDEKPELGSLVTALVKRKESTDSGCILSKKEADQRKGWEVVKDAFKNNYQVSGRLVNEIKGKGYIVNVEGSELFLPASQLSYKFSDGENYKGVELDFKVIEINERTRSGVVSRKKLLDEVNNEKWDALAEKVKVGDKVKATVSKIASFGVFCDLEGVVGLLRQRDISYKKFAPFKQYFTIGQEIELQVLEMEKENNKLALGLKQLYEDPWVWAKRSLEKDMVIRGTVTSLTNFGAFVELKEGLEGLIHTSELTWAKKPPHPKELLKKGQEVEALILDIDFESRRLSLGLKQLQPNPWDALGPEVRVGNVLTGKVTGITKYGAFVEVENGIEGLIHISDITWDEKQKNPTSLLKKGEEVKYIILDINFDAQRISCGLKQLQEHPYEALRNRYPIGSVVQGKIKSIVDFGMFVEIEPGFEGLVHISEIPGGKDTNLAESYKPGDIVKCAVVKIDSKNKKISLSIKDFDKALEREEMAKYLKTSDTPSRESLGSFINSSLK
- the cmk gene encoding (d)CMP kinase: MTENVIALDGPAGTGKSTVARELSKKLGFEYLDSGAFYRALTLHIYKIYKSKNSSISFSDWLSGKEFLPLTDGVKIFCEFSETGENHIFLNGEDVSVEIRTPEITREIKYIADKAVFREFVNSQLRKLSETHRLVMDGRDIGTHVFPDARYKFFLTASSRVRAERRYNQLLEQGIRSDLEEIEKEIVVRDKSDTEREIAPLRKAEDAILIDTDNLPKNSVISKILGCLEPGIYNDSH
- the aroA gene encoding 3-phosphoshikimate 1-carboxyvinyltransferase, which translates into the protein MIPRILKSSGREITVPGDKSLSHRSVLFSVLSKGASHVSGFLEAEDPLNTMKAFTGLGLKVEKISKGEYIFTSPGKNSLHSPKEVLDFGNAGTGIRLSAGLLCGLQGIKATLTGDHSLQKRPMSRIIKPLNSMGASISGKDDKAPLEIVGKKLSDFHYKSPIASAQVKSCLMLAAMASETSLEYEEDILSRDHTENMFRFLGNKLTYLSPTHFKMEPPYTFEAKEFKVPGDISSAAFFLVLGVLLKEGSVLVKNVGLNPSRIGILHALEAMGAKILVHNKRIECGEPVGDLEAVSSNLRFSEIKEEWIPSLIDEIPILTIAGLFAKGGFVIRHAEELRAKESDRISAMVENLRNLGITVHEYQDGYEVPEIGSGVNSSELSSWLSGNSVNIFTKMDHRIAMSFMILKAVSGLEIHPDETSWIETSFPGFESLLEGFVQ
- a CDS encoding prephenate dehydrogenase — its product is MKTDFSRILIYGLGMMGASLSLALRKKNSSAKIVGVVGSPSSKEKGIRLKSADQIFTSDEFSKSPDWESYDLIVFGVPVNTTVEVISKLPSGFKGLLTDMGSTKQEIVHAVESVLKVEHRYISSHPMCGSEESGLEFANADLYENRLCILTRPKGATDEAYSEIESFWKFLGMSTTEIPAHDHDKILSYVSHVPHLISSLMTNWVWENECVREFTQNSPLPLTGGGFRDMTRIAGSNPKMWSPIFSSNQEEIYKALLDYKDRLDKLLSELKPEKPLDLKHWESFMEKSRIDRDAILKKQNDSKNP